The window CGGATTAAAGATGCTAAGCCCGCTTGATTCGTCGTACACAGCCGCATAGATATTGAGCCATCCCAACAGCACCACTGCAGCATACAGGATTACCAGCAGCCAATCTATTTTAATAGCAAAATTATCGTGTTTTTTCACCTTTAAGGAGTTTAGCTTTAATTGAACTTGCCCTTTAAAGCATATTCTTCAATCTGCTTGCGCTTAATTTCGCCAAGTGTATACTTCTCAACCACAAGGCTGGCAATAGCTGCAGCGGCGCGTGCGCCCTGACCTGCATTCTCAACATACACAGCTACGGCAATTTGCGGATTATTTTTGGGTGCAAAGGCCATAAAACCAGAGTGGTCTTCACCATGCGGGTTTTGAACAGTTGAGGTTTTACCACATACATCCAGACCCGGAATTTTAGCACGGTACTGGCCTGTGCCATACAATACCACATCTTCCATAGCATCTATTACTGTCTGGAAGTAGTGGGATTCTACACCTGTTTCGTTACGCTTCTTGTACTCGGGCAGCTTATCGCCGCTTTCGCCTATGCTTTTTACAAGGTGAGGAGTATAGTAGTATCCTTTATTGGCGATAATACAGGCAAGGTTTGCCATTTGAAGCGGAGATACGCCTAGCTCACCCTGACCAATAGCCAGTGAGTAAATGTTTGAGAACTTCCACTGGCCTCTGTAAACGCGGTCGTAGTAGCCTGGCAGTGGTACGTTACCTCCTTTTTCACCTGGCATATCTATTCCCAATTTTACGCCCAGGCCAAAGCGGTGCATGTATTCTGCCCACATATCCAAACCAATTCTGGAATCCACAAAAGTATTAGGAGACTTCTCCTGGTTAATAATTTTACGGAAAGTTTGGTAGAAATAAGGGTTACAGGATACTACAATAGCGCCTCTAAGGTCTTCGTTGGAGTGGGGTCCATGGCAACCAATTGGAGAGCGAATACACTGGTGGCGGGTTTGTGGTGAGATAACCCCCTCCTGTAAACCAACCAGGGCCTGTACCATCTTGAACATAGAGCCCGGAGGGTACTGCGCCATAATAGGCCTGTTAAAGAGCGGCACCAGAGTATCTTTTTGCAGCATGGAGAAGTTTTTACTAAACTCACCGCCGGTAAGCAGGTTAGGATCATAGGTAGGAGCAGAGACAATGGCCAGTACTTCGCCAGTAGCAGGTTCAATAGCCACTACGCTGCCAACTTTGCCTTCCATGAGCTTTTCAGCATACTGCTGCAGGTCCAGGTCTATGGTAGACACCAGGTTTTTGCCTGCTACCGAAAGAATGTCCAGCTCGCCATCTTTATAATCGCCTTTAACAACACCACGTACGTTAACAGTTTTCAGGCGAACACCCCTTTTGCCCCTTAAATAAGGCTCATACTTTGATTCAACACCACTAATACCTATCTGGTCGCCGCGTTTATAATAGCCGCTGGTATCGCGTTCTAATTTGCCCTTATCAATTTCAGCAATGTAACCCAGTGCATTGGACATTACACTGTAGGGGTAAGAGCGAACCGTTCTGGGAGAAATAGAGAAACCAGGATAATCAACCAGGTGATCTTGTATATGGGCAAAAGCCTCGGCAGACATGGATTTCAGAAATACTGAAGGTTTCACCGGAGAGTACCCATGCTCTTTACGCAGGGCCTGCATTCTTTCGGTAAACTGTTCTTTGGTAATGCCCACCACCTGGCAAAAACGGATGGTATCAGAAAGCTTTGCTTCTTTCGTTACCACCATCAGATCATACACAGGTTTGTTATATACAATCAGTCGGCCTTTACGGTCATAGATCGTACCCCGGTAGGGATATTCCTCTACGCGTTTGATAATATTTGCCTCAGATAAGGTCTTGTAATCGCTGTTAATTACCTGCAGGGCAAACAGCTGTACTAAATAAATAAAGGCGACGAGCAGAAAAACGGCACCAATAATAAATTTCCTGCTATCGTTCATAAGCTTCTGCGCGATGATGAATAGAAGAGATACTGAATAATTACAATCACCACATAGGTAAAGGCTGTACTTGCCAGCACTTTCAGCAGCGTATAGAAGAAATTACTAAAACCACCGGCTTCTATGAAAAACAGCAGCAAGTGGTGCAGAAATATGAGTATTACACTGTAGAGTGAGAACCACTCGAATCCCATAATCTTCAACTTTGGCGTCATCCAGGCTTCGTAACCTCCACGAGGGGAGATCAGGCTTACCACATGTGGTCTGGCGTACATAATGAACACAGATGCCGCCGCATGAATTCCAAGGCTGTTGTAAAAAATATCAACGCACAGGCCCATTAGTAAGCCCATGAGCATAAGGCGGATAGAGCCGGCTTCGAAGGGCAGCATCAACAGAAAACCAAGATACAGGAAGCAGAATGCCACATCAAACAGCACCATTTGCTGTACCAGTACCACCTGGAGAATCAGGTAGATAATAAAATAAAAGACCTGCGCTACAATGGGCATGCTTAATTGATACTTATGCGTTCAAGCGAATCGCGCTCCTGCACCAGCCTGTTGCGAATAACATACACAAATGAGAGGCTTGAGAAATCGGTGGCGAGATCAATTTTGATATCATAATAAGTCGCATTTTCAGGAAGCTTTACTTCTGAAACAACGCCTATGGGTATACCGGGCGGGAATACTGAATTGTAACTTGATGTAAATATAGAATCGCCAACATTAACAGTCTGATGTCGTGCAATGTAATCAAGCATAGCCTGCTGAGGGCTGCGGGCATCCCAGCGAACTGACCCAAAGGCATCAGAAGAACTTACTACAGCCGATACCAGCATGTTGGTGTGCAGCAGTGAAATTGCAACAGCGTAATGGTCAGAGGCAGACTTGATCCTGCCTACCACTCCGGAAGGACCTATGATGCCCATGCCTGGTTCTATTCCATCAAGCCGTCCCTTGTTGATGGTCACGTAGTTTTTAGAATTGTGAATGCTGTTGTTAATTACCTGGGCTGCCTGAAAAGTAAACTGTTCTTCTACCTCAGGCGGAATGGCAGCACGCATAGAAGGCAAAGCCAGCTGCTGCTGCATTTGCCTAAGCTGCTGCTGCAGGCGTGCATTTTCTTCAGCGAGGCTTTCGTTGGTTTCCTTCAGGTACAGGTAGCTGCTAACTTCGTTAGAAGTCTGGGTAACTGAGGCAGCAACTGTGTTTGATGAGTTAAAGAAAGCTGCGCTCTGATACCGGTTATTCTGAACAATCAGCCAGGCACACACCAACTCCAACACAATAAGCAACGCTAAAGCCCTGTAATTGTACAGAAACTGAAAGAGTGTATTCATCAGCCGGTTACGTCATCAATACTGACTTGAATGCTTCCAGGTTTTTCATGGCGATTCCTGTGCCACGTACTACTGCCCGTAACGGATCATCTGCTACGTGTATAGGCAGTTTGGTTTTCATGGCCAGGCGTTTATCCAGACCGCGCAGCAAAGCACCTCCACCTGTAAGGTGAATACCATTATCGTAAATATCGGCAGACAGCTCAGGAGGAGAAATTTCCAGTGCCTTCAGTACTGCCTCTTCTATTTTAGAAATTGACTTATCCAGTGCAAAAGCAATTTCTGAATAAGTTACTTTGATAATTTTTGGAATGCCCGTCATCAGGTCGCGGCCGCGGATCTCATAATCTTCCGGCGGGTTGTCGAGCTCTGTTAATGCAGAACCAACAGCAATTTTCACCTTTTCTGCAGAGCGCTCACCAATCAGCAGGTTGTGCTGGCGGCGCATATAATCCAGAATATCGCGGTTAAAGGTATCACCAGCCACGCGTATAGACTGGTCGGCAACAATACCGGAAAGCGCTATCACAGCAATTTCGGTAGTACCACCTCCAATATCCACAATCATGGAGCCCATAGGCTGCTCAATATCTATACCAATACCAATGGCCGCTGCCAGTGGTTCATGAATCATGTATACCTCTTTGGCATGGGCATGCTGTGCTGAGTCGCGTACGGCACGTTTCTCTACTTCGGTAATGCCTGAAGGAATACAGATTACCATTCTGTATGATTTTGGAAAGAAGCGGCTGCCACTTTTTTCATCAATCATTTTAATCATTCCCCTGATCATTTCTTCTGCTGCAGAGAAGTCGGCGATCACCCCGTCCTTTAGCGGGCGTATCGTCTTAATGTTTTCGTGCGTTTTCTCGTGCATTTGCATGGCCAGCCTGCCAATTGCCAGAACCTGGTTGGTGTTCCGGTCTTTGGCAATGATAGATGGCTCATCTACCACAATTTTGTCTTTGTGGATTACCAGCGTATTTGCTGTTCCAAGGTCTATGGCAATGTCGTTGGAAAATATGTCAAAAATGCCCATCGGCTGTATTATTATTCAGGGTTAAATTTCATGAAAATTTACAAATTCATCACGACATACAAAGCATAACGTAATATTAATGCTTAAAATGTCTAATTCCAGTAAATACCATAGACATACCGTTCAGGTCGCAGAAATCGATAGACTCCTGATCC of the Flammeovirgaceae bacterium 311 genome contains:
- a CDS encoding rod shape-determining protein MreC (COG1792 Cell shape-determining protein), with the protein product MNTLFQFLYNYRALALLIVLELVCAWLIVQNNRYQSAAFFNSSNTVAASVTQTSNEVSSYLYLKETNESLAEENARLQQQLRQMQQQLALPSMRAAIPPEVEEQFTFQAAQVINNSIHNSKNYVTINKGRLDGIEPGMGIIGPSGVVGRIKSASDHYAVAISLLHTNMLVSAVVSSSDAFGSVRWDARSPQQAMLDYIARHQTVNVGDSIFTSSYNSVFPPGIPIGVVSEVKLPENATYYDIKIDLATDFSSLSFVYVIRNRLVQERDSLERISIN
- a CDS encoding rod shape-determining protein MreB (COG1077 Actin-like ATPase involved in cell morphogenesis); the encoded protein is MGIFDIFSNDIAIDLGTANTLVIHKDKIVVDEPSIIAKDRNTNQVLAIGRLAMQMHEKTHENIKTIRPLKDGVIADFSAAEEMIRGMIKMIDEKSGSRFFPKSYRMVICIPSGITEVEKRAVRDSAQHAHAKEVYMIHEPLAAAIGIGIDIEQPMGSMIVDIGGGTTEIAVIALSGIVADQSIRVAGDTFNRDILDYMRRQHNLLIGERSAEKVKIAVGSALTELDNPPEDYEIRGRDLMTGIPKIIKVTYSEIAFALDKSISKIEEAVLKALEISPPELSADIYDNGIHLTGGGALLRGLDKRLAMKTKLPIHVADDPLRAVVRGTGIAMKNLEAFKSVLMT
- a CDS encoding penicillin-binding protein 2 (COG0768 Cell division protein FtsI/penicillin-binding protein 2) produces the protein MNDSRKFIIGAVFLLVAFIYLVQLFALQVINSDYKTLSEANIIKRVEEYPYRGTIYDRKGRLIVYNKPVYDLMVVTKEAKLSDTIRFCQVVGITKEQFTERMQALRKEHGYSPVKPSVFLKSMSAEAFAHIQDHLVDYPGFSISPRTVRSYPYSVMSNALGYIAEIDKGKLERDTSGYYKRGDQIGISGVESKYEPYLRGKRGVRLKTVNVRGVVKGDYKDGELDILSVAGKNLVSTIDLDLQQYAEKLMEGKVGSVVAIEPATGEVLAIVSAPTYDPNLLTGGEFSKNFSMLQKDTLVPLFNRPIMAQYPPGSMFKMVQALVGLQEGVISPQTRHQCIRSPIGCHGPHSNEDLRGAIVVSCNPYFYQTFRKIINQEKSPNTFVDSRIGLDMWAEYMHRFGLGVKLGIDMPGEKGGNVPLPGYYDRVYRGQWKFSNIYSLAIGQGELGVSPLQMANLACIIANKGYYYTPHLVKSIGESGDKLPEYKKRNETGVESHYFQTVIDAMEDVVLYGTGQYRAKIPGLDVCGKTSTVQNPHGEDHSGFMAFAPKNNPQIAVAVYVENAGQGARAAAAIASLVVEKYTLGEIKRKQIEEYALKGKFN